The nucleotide sequence GGGAGAGCCGTGCGTCGACCCCGGCGAACGGGCGGGTGGAGACCGCCGCCCCTCCGGTGGTGGCCAGGCGCTCCAGGACGAGCACGGAGCGCCCTGCGCGGGCGAGATAGGCGGCGGCGACCAGTCCGTTGTGGCCGCCGCCCACGATCACTGCGTCGTACGTGGCATGTGCGGGCATGGCTCTTGGTAACACGCCATTGATCGGTCGGCCAGAGCGCGGAGCGTCCACCTGCGGTAACGATCCGGTACACGGTCCGTCAGGAACTGTCGTCGTGGCGCCGCCGCAGCGCCGCCACCTGCCGGTACAGCTCCACCGCCTCGGCCGTGCGGCCCAGTTGCTCCAGACAGTGCGCCTCGTCGTTGCGGCTGGACAGCGTGTCGGGGTGGTCGGCGCCCAGCACCCTGGCCCTGCCGTCGGCGACCTGCCGGTAGGCGGTCAGGGCGTCGGTCCAGCGGCCGAGCCAGCCGAGGCCGACGGCCACCTCGCGCAGGCTGACGAGCGTGTCGGGGTGGTCGGGGCCCAGCACCCTGGCCCGGATCGCCGACACGTCGCGCGATTCGGCCAGAGCCTCCTCCCAGCGGGCCAGCCTGCCGAGGTTGACGCCCAGGCCGTGTCTGGCGCGCAGCGTCTCCGGGTCGGCGGGGCCCTGGATCCGGGTCCGGTCGCCCGTGAGGCCGCGGTACAGCTCCAGGGCCTCCTCGCTGCGGCCGAGCCTGCCCAGGCAGATGCCGATCTCGTAGCGGGTGGCGAGGGTGTCCCGGTGGTCGGGGCCGAGCGCGAGCGCGCGGGCCGCGGCGACCTCGCGGTAGCCGGTCAGCGCCTCGGCCCAGCGGCCGAGCCTGCCGAGCGCGTAGGCGACCTCGTAGCGGGTCACCAGCGTCTCGGGATGGTCGGCGCCCAGTACCCGGCCGCGGGCGGCTGCGACCTCCAGGGCCATCCGGTAGGAGTCCTCGATCCGGCCGAGCCTGCTGAGGTTGAAGGCGAGGTTGTGCCGGCAGCGCAGGGTGTCCGGGTGGTCGGGGCCCATGGTGCGCTCACGGGAGGCGAGCACCGCCGCGTACACCTCGTGCGCCTCGAAGTGCCGGCTGAGCCGTCCGAGTACGTACGCGGTCTCCTGGCGGGCGGCCAGGGTCTCCGGGTGGTCGGGGCCGAGGCTGCGCCCGCGGCCCTCGGCGACCTGGCCGAATTCGTGCAGCGCGTCGGCGGCCCGGCCCGTCTTGCTGAGGGTGAAGCCGATCTCGTACCTGCTGTCCAGCGTGTCGGGGTGGTCGGGGCCGAGGATCTGGGCGCGCTCGGCGGCGACGGCGCGGTGCGTCTCGCCCGCCTCCTCCCACTGGCCGAGTCTGCCCAGCCGCAGCCCGGCGTTGTGCCGGGCGGTGAGCGCGGCGAGCTGTTCCGGCGGCGGGGTGGGGCGCTGCGCCGACGACAGGTCTCCCCCGGCGGCCGGCGCGCTGATCCACTCGCCGGTCAGTGCCGCCGTGGGGTCGGGGACGAGCTGGTCGGGCGGGGTGGTGCGCAGCAGCGTGGTGCCGGTCGCCTTGTGCCCGGTCGTCATGCCCCGGGTCCAGGCCGGCAGCCGGTGGCCCTGCGGCGGTCCGGCGCCGATCGCCGCCGGTGTGTCGCGGGGCGGGTGGGCCGCCGGCTGCGGCCCGTGGTCCTGTGCGGGGGCGCCGGGTCCCGCGGTGGAGCGTGCCACGCCGATGCGCCGGCGCAGCTCGCCCGCGTCGGCGGGCCGCTCGTCGGGCTCCTTGGCCAGCAGGTCGAGGACGATCCGGTCGAAGTACGCGGGCAGGTCGGGGCGGTGGCTGCGGGGCGGCTCGGGGGCGGTGTCCCGGTGGCCGACCAGCACGGACCAGGCGTCGCCGAGGTCGAACGGAGGCGCTCCGGTGGCCAGTTCGTACAGGACGCAGCCGAGCGAGTAGAGGTCGCTGCGGTGGTCGACGTTGCCGCCGCCGATCTGCTCGGGCGACATGTAGTGCGGGGTGCCCATCGCCACGCCCGTACCGGTGAGTTTGGCGCTGAAGCCGACGTCGTGGCCGAGGCGCGCTATGCCGAAGTCGCATATCTTCACGGCACCGTCGGGCAGCCGCATGATGTTGGCGGGCTTCAGGTCGCGGTGCACGATGCCCTGCCGGTGCGTGTAGGCGAGGGCGTCGGCGACCTGTTCGGCGATGTCGACGACGTCGGCCACCGGCAGCGGCCGTTGGTCGTTGGCGGCCATCAGCTGGCCGAGGTCCCGGCCTTCGAGCAGTTCCATGACGAGGTACAGGACGCCTTCGTACTCGCCGAAGTCGTGGACGACGGTGACGCCGCGGTGCTGCAGCCCGGCGGCGACCCTGGCCTCGCGGCGGAAGCGCTCGCGCATGATCCGGGTGAAGGAGTGGTCCTGTTCGGGTCCGAGCGGTTTGAGGCACTTCACCGCGACGCGCCGGCCGAGCGATTCGTCGCGCGCCAGCCACACCTCGCCCATCCCGCCGCGCCCGATGAGTTCGAGCAGTCGGTACCGGCCCTGGATCAGCCTGGTGTCGTCCGCCATCGCGTGCTGTCGCCCCCGTCTCGCTGCGCCCTCCCCGGCCCGTCCAGTATGGCGGCCCCCCGGCCAGGTGTGTACGGGTCGGGCCGCGCGTCAGGGCCGAGTCTGGCCATTGCCCCGAGAATGTGCTTCGGCGGCAGCTGCCAGCGCAGCCGGGA is from Streptomyces sp. NBC_00370 and encodes:
- a CDS encoding serine/threonine-protein kinase encodes the protein MADDTRLIQGRYRLLELIGRGGMGEVWLARDESLGRRVAVKCLKPLGPEQDHSFTRIMRERFRREARVAAGLQHRGVTVVHDFGEYEGVLYLVMELLEGRDLGQLMAANDQRPLPVADVVDIAEQVADALAYTHRQGIVHRDLKPANIMRLPDGAVKICDFGIARLGHDVGFSAKLTGTGVAMGTPHYMSPEQIGGGNVDHRSDLYSLGCVLYELATGAPPFDLGDAWSVLVGHRDTAPEPPRSHRPDLPAYFDRIVLDLLAKEPDERPADAGELRRRIGVARSTAGPGAPAQDHGPQPAAHPPRDTPAAIGAGPPQGHRLPAWTRGMTTGHKATGTTLLRTTPPDQLVPDPTAALTGEWISAPAAGGDLSSAQRPTPPPEQLAALTARHNAGLRLGRLGQWEEAGETHRAVAAERAQILGPDHPDTLDSRYEIGFTLSKTGRAADALHEFGQVAEGRGRSLGPDHPETLAARQETAYVLGRLSRHFEAHEVYAAVLASRERTMGPDHPDTLRCRHNLAFNLSRLGRIEDSYRMALEVAAARGRVLGADHPETLVTRYEVAYALGRLGRWAEALTGYREVAAARALALGPDHRDTLATRYEIGICLGRLGRSEEALELYRGLTGDRTRIQGPADPETLRARHGLGVNLGRLARWEEALAESRDVSAIRARVLGPDHPDTLVSLREVAVGLGWLGRWTDALTAYRQVADGRARVLGADHPDTLSSRNDEAHCLEQLGRTAEAVELYRQVAALRRRHDDSS